In Isoptericola jiangsuensis, the following proteins share a genomic window:
- a CDS encoding helix-turn-helix transcriptional regulator, protein MTHVDPTSDDLAALRDILDLADAGRHHASVPVVFEVLRRLEVLLRADGVAFHALDARDFSYRHVQEVDVGAEYLAGGSELGPVDPAAGDGSEVLLDHWWASPCSLVERTGAPAVTSLREHYGQRRWAEHPVHREYLTVDDEIILGYPDGPGRTLRLLAPRYDGPPFGDRERTICRLLLPHLRDLLAAVVTDPSAPAPPQGLTGRQAEILRLVALGMSNRDVAVALGISPTTVRTHLEHAFERLGVTTRTAAVTVAFAGQGQTAPVPAGR, encoded by the coding sequence GTGACCCATGTCGACCCGACGAGCGACGACCTGGCCGCGCTGCGCGACATCCTCGACCTGGCCGACGCCGGTCGGCACCACGCCTCGGTCCCGGTCGTCTTCGAGGTCCTGCGTCGCCTCGAGGTCCTGCTCCGTGCCGACGGGGTTGCCTTCCACGCCCTCGACGCGCGCGACTTCAGCTACCGGCACGTCCAGGAGGTCGACGTCGGCGCGGAGTACCTGGCCGGCGGGTCGGAGCTCGGCCCGGTCGACCCGGCGGCGGGCGACGGGTCCGAGGTGCTGCTCGACCACTGGTGGGCGTCGCCGTGCAGCCTGGTCGAACGGACCGGCGCCCCGGCCGTCACCAGCCTGCGCGAGCACTACGGGCAGCGTCGCTGGGCCGAGCACCCGGTGCACCGGGAGTACCTGACGGTCGACGACGAGATCATCCTCGGCTACCCGGACGGGCCCGGCCGGACGCTGCGGCTGCTCGCGCCGCGGTACGACGGCCCGCCGTTCGGCGACCGGGAGCGGACCATCTGCCGGCTGCTCCTGCCGCACCTGCGCGACCTACTGGCCGCCGTCGTGACCGACCCGTCCGCCCCCGCCCCGCCGCAGGGGCTCACCGGTCGGCAGGCGGAGATCCTGCGGCTCGTCGCGCTCGGGATGTCGAACCGGGACGTCGCGGTGGCTCTCGGCATCTCGCCGACGACGGTGCGGACCCACCTGGAGCACGCGTTCGAACGCCTCGGGGTCACGACCCGCACCGCGGCCGTGACGGTGGCGTTCGCGGGTCAGGGACAGACGGCGCCGGTGCCCGCCGGGCGGTGA
- a CDS encoding DUF1304 domain-containing protein, protein MIVAGLVLAGLAAGLHVYIFWLESVVWTTRARAVFGTTEAEAAATREMAFNQGFYNLFLAIVTGVGIVLVTAGSDAAGHALVLAGTGSMLAAAAVLLLSSPDKRGAAVKQGTLPLLAVVALAVGLTL, encoded by the coding sequence ATGATCGTCGCCGGACTCGTCCTGGCGGGCCTCGCCGCCGGGCTGCACGTCTACATCTTCTGGCTCGAGTCCGTCGTGTGGACCACGCGGGCCCGCGCCGTCTTCGGCACCACCGAGGCCGAGGCCGCCGCGACCCGCGAGATGGCGTTCAACCAGGGCTTCTACAACCTGTTCCTCGCGATCGTCACCGGCGTCGGCATCGTGCTCGTCACCGCCGGCTCCGACGCCGCGGGCCACGCCCTCGTCCTCGCCGGCACCGGCTCGATGCTGGCGGCCGCCGCAGTGCTGCTGCTCTCCTCCCCCGACAAGCGGGGCGCCGCCGTCAAGCAGGGCACCCTGCCGCTGCTCGCCGTCGTCGCCCTCGCCGTCGGCCTCACGCTGTAA
- a CDS encoding NADP-dependent oxidoreductase, whose protein sequence is MSDVVSTQVQLAARPTGWPTADTFRTVQVAYGDLAPGQVRVVNEFVSVDPYMRGRMNDVRSYTPPYALGETMTGGAIGRVVESASDDVPVGAVVLHQFGWRDVVQEDAKGFQVVPEIPGAPLSLRLGVLGMTGLTAYVGLTAIAGLREGDTVFVSGAAGAVGTAVGQIARLLGASRVVGSAGTPEKVALLTEKYGYDAALNYKDGPVREQLRALTPDGVDVFFDNVGGDHLEAALDRMNDGGRLALCGAIAQYNDTSRTPGPDNLANVVTRGLTIQGFTLPSYLHLGAEFQSRMTEWFAAGKISWDETVVDGIENAPQAFLDMMRGANIGKMVVRV, encoded by the coding sequence ATGTCCGACGTCGTCTCCACCCAGGTCCAGCTCGCCGCCCGCCCCACCGGCTGGCCGACGGCCGACACCTTCCGCACCGTCCAGGTCGCCTACGGCGACCTCGCCCCCGGCCAGGTGCGCGTCGTCAACGAGTTCGTCTCCGTCGACCCGTACATGCGCGGGCGCATGAACGACGTCCGCAGCTACACCCCGCCCTACGCGCTGGGCGAGACGATGACGGGCGGCGCGATCGGCCGCGTCGTCGAGTCGGCCTCCGACGACGTCCCCGTCGGCGCCGTCGTGCTGCACCAGTTCGGCTGGCGGGACGTCGTCCAGGAGGACGCGAAGGGGTTCCAGGTCGTGCCCGAGATCCCCGGCGCGCCCCTGTCGTTGCGGCTCGGCGTCCTCGGCATGACGGGCCTGACCGCGTACGTCGGCCTCACCGCGATCGCCGGGCTGCGCGAGGGCGACACCGTGTTCGTCTCGGGCGCCGCGGGGGCCGTCGGCACCGCCGTCGGGCAGATCGCCCGCCTGCTCGGCGCGTCCCGCGTCGTCGGGTCCGCCGGCACCCCCGAGAAGGTCGCCCTCCTCACGGAGAAGTACGGGTACGACGCGGCGCTCAACTACAAGGACGGCCCCGTCCGCGAGCAGCTGCGCGCGCTCACGCCCGACGGCGTCGACGTGTTCTTCGACAACGTCGGCGGCGACCACCTCGAGGCAGCCCTGGACCGCATGAACGACGGCGGACGCCTCGCCCTGTGCGGCGCCATCGCGCAGTACAACGACACCTCCCGCACGCCCGGCCCCGACAACCTGGCGAACGTCGTGACGCGCGGCCTCACCATCCAGGGCTTCACCCTGCCGAGCTACCTGCACCTGGGCGCCGAGTTCCAGTCCCGCATGACCGAGTGGTTCGCCGCCGGGAAGATCAGCTGGGACGAGACGGTCGTCGACGGCATCGAGAACGCCCCGCAGGCGTTCCTCGACATGATGCGCGGCGCCAACATCGGCAAGATGGTCGTCCGCGTCTGA
- a CDS encoding cupin domain-containing protein, with product MTPRTTPLHRVRRHAALLATSALLVGGTAVAGPAVGEDVPPPVAVEVLSAHADFPDAVGVTIHRRLPGERRDVIRLRDAGNVVVARLTVQPGARFPWHTHPGPVVVSVVGGDLVYQQATDCVQRRYATSEAFVDPGDKIHTAWNPGDEPTVLVATFYGVPDGGAVTLPVQDPPDYCSGKDVRPGRSGWAAPARLVAGVPGRFAMA from the coding sequence ATGACACCCCGGACCACCCCCCTGCACCGCGTCCGCCGGCACGCCGCCCTGCTCGCCACCTCCGCCCTCCTCGTCGGCGGGACCGCCGTCGCGGGCCCGGCGGTGGGCGAGGACGTCCCGCCGCCCGTCGCGGTCGAGGTGCTGTCGGCGCACGCCGACTTCCCCGACGCGGTCGGCGTGACGATCCACCGCAGGCTGCCCGGTGAGCGTCGCGACGTCATCCGGCTGCGTGACGCCGGGAACGTGGTGGTCGCGCGCCTCACCGTGCAGCCCGGCGCGCGGTTCCCGTGGCACACCCACCCGGGGCCCGTCGTGGTGTCGGTCGTCGGCGGCGACCTGGTGTACCAGCAGGCCACGGACTGCGTGCAGCGTCGGTACGCGACGTCCGAGGCGTTCGTCGACCCCGGGGACAAGATCCACACGGCGTGGAACCCGGGCGACGAGCCGACGGTGCTCGTCGCGACGTTCTACGGCGTGCCCGACGGAGGCGCCGTGACCCTGCCCGTGCAGGACCCGCCGGACTACTGCTCGGGCAAGGACGTCCGCCCGGGGAGGTCCGGGTGGGCGGCGCCCGCCCGTCTCGTGGCGGGTGTCCCGGGCCGGTTCGCGATGGCGTGA
- a CDS encoding TetR/AcrR family transcriptional regulator produces the protein MQRSFHKLYWNDRCSNWGFEMGRAQTFDTDRVVRAALGVFWRSGYEAASVPALEEATGLNRSSIYHAFGSKRGLFDAAVQAYLDDVVRPRLRTLTDDTVDHPDPDAVVRYFTGLRAALAATGEIQADSGCLLVNASGAPIARDPAVRRVVADYRAELRAALGRGVDARYPGRPAAERDRLADLCTALVVSAFALVRVDPDSATGALDGALELLGAGGH, from the coding sequence TTGCAACGCTCGTTCCACAAACTATACTGGAACGACCGTTGCAGCAACTGGGGGTTCGAGATGGGCAGGGCGCAGACCTTCGACACCGACCGCGTCGTACGCGCCGCGCTCGGGGTGTTCTGGCGCTCCGGCTACGAGGCCGCGTCCGTCCCCGCCCTCGAGGAGGCCACCGGCCTCAACCGGTCCAGCATCTACCACGCCTTCGGCTCCAAGCGCGGCCTCTTCGACGCCGCCGTCCAGGCCTACCTCGACGACGTCGTCCGCCCCCGGCTGCGGACGCTCACCGACGACACGGTCGACCACCCGGACCCCGACGCCGTCGTGCGGTACTTCACCGGGCTGCGCGCGGCGCTCGCGGCCACCGGCGAGATCCAGGCCGACAGCGGGTGCCTGCTCGTCAACGCCTCCGGCGCCCCCATCGCCCGCGACCCCGCCGTCCGCCGGGTCGTCGCGGACTACCGCGCCGAGCTCCGCGCCGCCCTCGGCCGCGGCGTCGACGCCCGGTACCCCGGTCGTCCGGCGGCCGAGCGCGACCGGCTCGCCGACCTCTGCACCGCCCTCGTCGTCAGCGCCTTCGCCCTCGTGCGCGTCGACCCCGACAGCGCGACAGGCGCGCTCGACGGCGCGCTGGAGCTGCTGGGCGCCGGCGGGCACTGA
- a CDS encoding ABC transporter ATP-binding protein, protein MGTPTAGTLSTTVPPGTDAPVVVDARGVARTFDGRGVLHDVTLQIRRGEFVALLGRSGSGKSTMLRILAQLDTEHDGHLAVPTRRAVAFQDSRLLPWARVLPNVLLGLKDAAGRARGEALLAEVGLADHARAWPKTLSGGEQQRVALARALARDPELLLMDEPFGALDALTRIRMHRLLRELVSRHSPAVLLVTHDVDEAVLLADRVIVLTDGRLSLDEQVDLPTTGRRSDPGFTALRSRLLTELGVGDDDH, encoded by the coding sequence ATGGGCACCCCGACTGCAGGCACGCTGAGCACCACCGTCCCGCCCGGCACCGACGCACCCGTCGTCGTGGACGCCCGCGGCGTCGCCCGCACCTTCGACGGCCGCGGCGTGCTGCACGACGTCACGCTCCAGATCCGGCGCGGCGAGTTCGTCGCCCTGCTGGGCCGGTCCGGCTCCGGCAAGTCGACGATGCTGCGGATCCTCGCCCAGCTCGACACCGAGCACGACGGCCACCTCGCCGTCCCGACCCGGCGCGCGGTGGCGTTCCAGGACTCCCGGCTGCTGCCGTGGGCGCGCGTGCTGCCCAACGTGCTGCTCGGGCTCAAGGACGCCGCCGGCCGCGCCCGCGGCGAAGCGCTGCTCGCCGAGGTCGGGCTCGCCGACCACGCACGGGCGTGGCCCAAGACCCTGTCCGGGGGCGAGCAGCAGCGCGTCGCCCTGGCACGCGCGCTGGCCCGCGACCCCGAGCTGCTCCTCATGGACGAACCGTTCGGCGCGCTCGACGCCCTCACCCGGATCCGCATGCACCGCCTGCTGCGCGAGCTGGTGTCCCGGCACTCGCCCGCCGTCCTGCTCGTCACCCACGACGTCGACGAGGCCGTGCTGCTCGCCGACCGCGTCATCGTCCTCACCGACGGCCGGCTCTCCCTCGACGAGCAGGTCGACCTGCCCACGACCGGCCGCCGCTCCGACCCCGGGTTCACCGCCCTGCGCTCCCGCCTGCTCACCGAGCTCGGCGTGGGCGACGACGACCACTAG
- a CDS encoding ABC transporter permease, with protein sequence MTAPPGTPAGTRTPPTRVSALRAVPPDESLRVGVDDRFTTPPRRPDRGRRVRAVAGRVAGPLLVLLLWWVATALEWVSPLLLPSPGTVLATGADLVSSGVLGENLLVSLGRAGTGLVIGVTVGVLLALFTGLSRTGELLVDSNVQMLRAMPILALQPLVIVWFGIGEPTKILLVALAVTFPVYINTHAAIRAVDVRFVELAQTVDLSRWALVRRVVLPGALPGFLTGLRFATSISWLVLVVAEQINATAGIGYLMTQARTVARTDVIIVGLVVYALLGLVSDVLVRTLERKALGWAPRLQAR encoded by the coding sequence ATGACGGCACCCCCCGGCACCCCCGCCGGCACCCGCACCCCGCCCACCCGGGTGTCCGCGCTCCGCGCGGTCCCCCCTGACGAGTCCCTGCGCGTCGGCGTCGACGACCGGTTCACCACGCCCCCGCGCCGCCCCGACCGGGGGCGGCGCGTCCGGGCCGTCGCCGGCCGCGTCGCCGGACCCCTGCTCGTCCTGCTGCTGTGGTGGGTCGCCACCGCCCTGGAGTGGGTGTCCCCGCTCCTGCTGCCGTCGCCCGGCACCGTCCTGGCCACCGGCGCCGACCTCGTCTCCTCCGGCGTCCTCGGCGAGAACCTGCTCGTCTCCCTCGGGCGCGCGGGCACCGGCCTCGTCATCGGCGTCACCGTCGGCGTCCTGCTCGCGCTGTTCACCGGCCTCAGCCGCACCGGCGAGCTCCTGGTCGACTCCAACGTGCAGATGCTGCGCGCCATGCCGATTCTCGCGCTCCAGCCGCTCGTCATCGTGTGGTTCGGCATCGGCGAGCCCACCAAGATCCTGCTGGTCGCCCTCGCGGTCACGTTCCCCGTGTACATCAACACGCACGCCGCGATCCGCGCCGTCGACGTCCGGTTCGTCGAGCTCGCGCAGACCGTCGACCTGTCCCGGTGGGCGCTCGTCCGGCGGGTCGTCCTGCCCGGCGCCCTGCCCGGGTTCCTCACCGGCCTGCGGTTCGCCACGTCGATCTCGTGGCTCGTCCTCGTCGTCGCCGAGCAGATCAACGCGACCGCCGGCATCGGCTACCTCATGACGCAGGCCCGCACCGTGGCCCGCACCGACGTCATCATCGTCGGCCTCGTCGTCTACGCCCTGCTGGGTCTCGTCTCCGACGTCCTGGTCCGCACCCTCGAGAGGAAGGCGCTCGGATGGGCACCCCGACTGCAGGCACGCTGA
- the arfB gene encoding alternative ribosome rescue aminoacyl-tRNA hydrolase ArfB — MPAPARPGLVVGPTLTIPRAELTERFSRSSGPGGQGVNTTDSRVELSWDAGRSAVLSDVQRDRLTGRLGHRLVDGVLTVTAAEHREQRRNRDAAAHRLAALVADAVAPPAPARRPTRRTRGSQERRLTTKKQRSTTKRLRSSRPSRDD, encoded by the coding sequence ATGCCCGCCCCCGCCCGCCCCGGACTCGTCGTCGGCCCCACGCTGACGATCCCCCGGGCCGAGCTCACCGAACGGTTCTCCCGGTCCTCCGGCCCGGGCGGGCAGGGCGTCAACACCACGGACTCCCGGGTCGAGCTGTCGTGGGACGCGGGCCGCTCCGCCGTCCTGAGCGACGTCCAGCGCGACCGGCTCACCGGGCGTCTCGGGCACCGCCTCGTCGACGGCGTCCTCACCGTCACCGCCGCCGAGCACCGCGAGCAGCGGCGCAACCGCGACGCCGCCGCGCACCGCCTCGCCGCGCTCGTCGCCGACGCCGTGGCGCCGCCCGCCCCGGCCCGGCGCCCCACCCGCCGCACCCGCGGCTCGCAGGAGCGCCGCCTGACCACCAAGAAGCAGCGGTCCACCACCAAGCGCCTGCGCTCGTCGCGCCCCTCGCGCGACGACTGA
- a CDS encoding ABC transporter substrate-binding protein, with amino-acid sequence MPRTRLSRPAPARPARTGRAAAAAVATSAAVLALAACGGDSAATDAAGDDVVLRVGELGTAITQETLLDSAGEGDDLGYEVEYSLFGNGPAFMEAVPSGAVDLTVMADTPSIFAQVGDIPVKVVAVQDTLAEGESFVEIVANPGSGIASVADLAGKKVAVQPATILQYTVVRALEAEGLSYDDITPVELPLPDAAAALAKGDVDAVASLDPTLQQLKANGAVTIGDGEGFTTGYSYVVATEAALADPAKADAIGDYLARLGRSYDWTVDHAADWAATTSQLTGLPEPVALAAQERRGSGWVPIDDDVVAKQQEQADVYTALGLIAEPLDVSTEYDDRYDDQLTGGDQ; translated from the coding sequence ATGCCCCGAACACGCCTGTCCCGCCCCGCACCCGCCCGTCCCGCACGCACCGGACGCGCCGCGGCCGCCGCCGTCGCCACGTCCGCCGCCGTCCTCGCCCTGGCCGCCTGCGGCGGCGACTCCGCCGCCACCGACGCCGCGGGCGACGACGTCGTCCTGCGGGTCGGCGAGCTCGGCACCGCCATCACGCAGGAGACGCTCCTCGACTCCGCCGGCGAGGGCGACGACCTCGGCTACGAGGTCGAGTACTCCCTGTTCGGCAACGGCCCGGCGTTCATGGAGGCGGTGCCGTCGGGCGCCGTCGACCTGACGGTCATGGCCGACACGCCGTCGATCTTCGCGCAGGTCGGCGACATCCCGGTCAAGGTCGTCGCGGTGCAGGACACCCTGGCTGAGGGCGAGTCGTTCGTCGAGATCGTCGCGAACCCGGGCTCCGGCATCGCGTCGGTGGCCGACCTCGCCGGGAAGAAGGTCGCCGTGCAGCCCGCGACGATCCTCCAGTACACGGTGGTGCGGGCGTTGGAGGCCGAGGGCCTCTCGTACGACGACATCACCCCCGTCGAGCTGCCGCTGCCGGACGCCGCCGCGGCGCTCGCGAAGGGCGACGTCGACGCGGTCGCGTCCCTCGACCCCACGCTCCAGCAGCTCAAGGCGAACGGGGCCGTGACCATCGGCGACGGGGAGGGCTTCACCACCGGCTACTCGTACGTCGTCGCGACGGAGGCGGCGCTGGCCGACCCCGCGAAGGCCGACGCCATCGGCGACTACCTGGCGCGCCTGGGCCGCTCCTACGACTGGACGGTGGACCACGCCGCCGACTGGGCGGCGACGACGTCGCAGCTCACCGGCCTGCCGGAGCCCGTCGCGCTCGCCGCGCAGGAGCGTCGCGGCTCCGGCTGGGTGCCGATCGACGACGACGTGGTGGCGAAGCAGCAGGAGCAGGCCGACGTCTACACGGCGCTCGGCCTCATCGCCGAGCCGCTCGACGTGTCCACCGAGTACGACGACCGCTACGACGACCAGCTGACCGGAGGCGACCAGTGA